The region CGATCCCGATCCGCTGAGCCCTGCGACCGCGACGAGGAGGCCGGATGGCGACCGACGCTCCCCACCCCGACGACGCATCCGAGACCCTCGCACCGGCCGCCGACACCGACCGCTCGACCGGCACCCACGTGCTGTGCGTCACGACGAACCCCGCGATCGACATCACCTACACGATCGACGACCTGCGGCCCGGCTCGAGCCACCGCGTGCCGACCGGGCTCGCGCGCGCGGGAGGGAAGGGCGTCAACGTCGCGCGCGTGCTGCACCAGCAGCACGGTCGCGCGATCGTCGTCGCCCCGGTCGGCGGCCCCGTGCAGTCGCTGTTCGTGCACGACCTCGACCGCTCCGGGATCCCGCACCGGCTCGTCGAGGTGTCGGCACCCACGCGGCGCACGACCGCGATCGTCACCCCCGCCGGCACCACGAACCTCAACGAGACCGGCGAGCCGATCGACCACGACGACTGGGCGCGCGTGCTCGAGATCGTGCGCGCCGAGGCGCCCGCCGCGCGCGTCGTCGTCTCGTCGGGCTCGCTCCCGCCGCTGACGCCCGACCGCTTCTGCGCATCCGTCGTCGACATCGCGCTCGCCGCCGGCCGCCCCGTGATCGTCGACGTCGGCGGCGAGCAGCTGCGGCACGCGATGGCCTCGGGCGCGACGGCCGTCAAGCCCAACCGGCACGAGCTCTTCGACGCCATGGGCGGCACCGACCCGCTCGACGCCGCCCGCCGGCTCGCGGCGCTCGGCACCGGCACCGTCTTCGCGTCGCTCGACATCGAGGGGATGCTCGCGGTGCTCCCCGACGGTCGCGCGTGGCACGCCGTGCTCGACCACGTGCTCGACGGCAACCCGACCGGCGCGGGCGACGCCGCCGTCGCGGCGCTCGCACAGAGCCTCGGTGAGGGCGCGTCGCTCGAGGAGCAGCTCGCCCGCGCGACCGCGTGGTCGGCGGCCGCGGTGCTCCACGCCCAGGCCGGCTCGATCGCCGACCCCGCCGAGCTCGTCGAGCGCATCCGCATCACGCCCATCGGCTGAGCGTCCAGCCGACTCCGAGCGTTCACCCAACGCCCATTCGGCCCCCGGCATCGCGCTGGTACGGTGTGCCCATGACGACACTGCGCCTCGAAGAGCTCAACGCCGCCAACATCGTCGCTGCCAACGGCATGACGCTCAAGCGCGGCCAGGAGGCCTTCCTCGCCGCCAACGCGCGCCTCGAGGAGTTCGTCAACACCCAGAGCGCGTGGCAGCGCGTCGTCTTCGACGGCGACGAGCCCGTCGCGTTCGTGATGGCGAACTTCGACCCCGAGGTCGACCGCGAGGAGTACCGCTCGAGCATCCTGCGCATGTACGTCGCGGGCGACGCGCAGCGGCGCGGCGTCGGCAGCTACACCGTCGAGCAGGTCGCCGAGGAGGCCAAGCGGCTCGGCTTCGAGCACCTCTTCGCGGTGTGGGAGGAGGGCGACCTCGGCCCCGGCAAGTTCTTCCAGGCCGTCGGCTTCGAGATCATCGGCGAGAACGAGTACGGCGAGGCCATCGGCCGCAAGACGCTCTAGCCGGCGCTAGCGCCGCGCATGCGTCGCCTGGCCGCCATCGTCGCCACCGCGGCCGTGCTCGCGGTCGCGGGCTGCGCGTCCGCCCCGCCCGAGCGCCGCGACGCGGGCGTCGCGCTGTTCCAGTGGACGTGGGACGCGATCGCCGCCGAGTGCCCCGCGCTCGGCGAGGCCGGCGTCGCGTGGGTGCTGACCTCGCCGCCGCAGGAGCACGTCGACGGCGCGACAGCCGGGCTGCCCGGCGCGGATGGCACCGCCGGCCCTGCCGGCGCGGATGGCACCGCCGGCCCTGCCGGCGCGGATGGCACCGAGTGGTGGTGGAGCTACCAGCCCGTCTCGTACGAGGTCGAGTCGCGGCTCGGCACGCGCGACGAGTTCGCCGCCATGACCGCCGCGTGCGGCGAGGCGGGCGTCGACGTCTACGCGGATGCGGTGATCAACCACATGGCGGGCGTCGAGTCGGGCTCGGGCTGGGCGGGCACCGCCTTCGAGCACTACGAGTACCCGGGCCTCTACGGCCGCGCCGACTTCCACGACTGCAACCGCACGCTCGACGACGACATCGACGCCTACCGGGAGCCCTTCGTCATCCAGCACTGCGAGCTCGAGAACCTCGCCGACCTCGCGACCGAGTCGGTGCACGTGCGCGCCACGATCGTCGCCTACCTCGACGACCTGCTCTCGCTCGGCGTGACGGGCTTCCGCATCGACGCGGCCAAGCACATCGACCCCAGAGACGCCGCCGCGATCGTCGCCGCGCTGCCCGAGGGCACGCCCGTCATCAGCGAGGTCATCCGCGGCGCGGGCGAGCCGGTGACGCCCGAGCAGTACACGGGCTTCTCGACCGTGTGGGAGTTCGGCTGGGCCGAGCGCGTCGGCGCCTTCGTGCGCGGCGGACAGGCGCGGGCCGTCGCCGACCTCTCCCCCGCCGGCTACGGCCTGCTCGAGGAGGGCCAGCGCACCTTCGTCGCCAACCACGACACCGAGCGCAACAGCCAGACGCTCTCCTACCGCGACGGCGGCGCGTTCGCCGCGGCGACCGCGGTCATGCTCGCGAGCGACTACGGTCCGCCGACGCTCTACTCCGGCTACGCCTTTACCGACCGCGACGCGGGTCCCGAGCTCGAGGCCGACGGCTCGGTGGCGGATGCGTCGTGCACGGCGGATGCACGGCCAGACCCCGAGGGCGGCTGGCAGGACGGCGAGTGGGTGTGCCAGCACCGGTGGCCCGGCACGCTCGAGCTCGTCTCCTGGCGCACGCGCGTCGTCGACGCGCCCGTGACCGAGCAGTCGTCGATCGGCTCGGTCTTCGTGTCGCTCCGCGGCGAGACGGCCGCGTTCGCGGTGCAGCTCGACGACGAGCCGACCTCGGTCGAGGTGCCCATCGACCTGCCTGACGGGACGTACTGCGACGTCGTCGTGCCCGACTGCGCATCCGTCGTCGAGGTCGCCGGCGGCGTCGCCGCGCTCGAGCTCGGCCCGTGGCAAGCGGTCGCGCTCGACCGCTCCACCCGCCCCTGACCGCCGAACTTCCCCGAACCGCGGCTTTCCCCGGCGGGATCCCGCGGTTCGGGGAAGTTCGACGGAGGCGTCGGGACTAGACGAGCGACTCCCGCCACGCGCGGTGCAGCGACGCGAACTTGCCGCCCTGCTCGATGAGCTCGGCCGGCGAGCCGTCCTCGATGATCCGGCCGTGCTCCATCACGAGCACCCGGTCGGCGATCGCGACGGTCGAGAGCCGGTGCGCGATGATGATCGCCGTGCGGTCGGCGAGCAGGGTCGTGAGGCCCTCCTGCACGAGCCGCTCCGACGGGATGTCGAGCGACGCCGTCGCCTCGTCGAGGATGAGCACGCGCGGGTCGGCGAGGAACGCGCGCGCGAACGACAGCAGCTGCCGCTGCCCCGCGCTCACGCGACCGCCGCGCTTGTTGACGTCGGTCGCGTAGCCGTCGGGCAGCGCCTCGATGAAGCCGTGCGCGCCGACCGCGCGCGCGGCCGCCTCGATCTCCTCGTCGCTCGCACCGGGCTTGCCGAGCGCGATGTTGTCGGCGACGGTGCCCGAGAAGAGGTATGCCTCCTGCGTCACCATCACGACCGCGCGGCGCAGGTCGTCGTTCGCGAGCTCCCGCAGGTCGACGCCGTCGAGCTTCACCGATCCGTCGGTCGGGTCGTAGAAGCGCGAGACGAGCTTCGCGAGCGTCGACTTGCCCGCGCCGGTCGTGCCGACGAGCGCGATCGTCTGACCGGAGGGGATGTGCAGGTCGAAGTCGGGCAGCACGACCTTGCCGTTGCCGTACGCGAAGCGCACCGCGTCGAAGTCGATCTGGCCGCGCGAGGCCGGCAGCGCCTTCGGCTGCACCGGCTCCTTCACCGTCGGCTCCTCCTCGAGCACGCCCGAGATCTTCTCGAGCGCGGCCGAGGCCGACTGGTAGCCGTTGAAGAACATGCCGATGCCCTGGATGGGCTGGAAGAAGTTGCGCGCGTAGAGGGCGACGCCGAGCAGGGCGCCGATCTGCATCGAGCCCTCGACGACCCGGAGGCCGCCGACGAGCACGAGCGTCGCGATCGTGACTGCGCCGATCATCATGATGCCCGGCTCGTAGATGCCGAAGATGTTGATCGTGCGGTAGTTCGCGTCGCGGTAGTCGTCGACGCGCTCGTCGAACTCGCGCTGGTTCGCGCCCTCCTTGCGGAACGCCTTCACGGCGCGGATGCCCGTCATGGTCTCGACGAAGTGCACGATCATGCGCGCGCTCGTCGTGCGGGTCTCGCGGAAGAGCACCGTCGAGCGCACCTGGAACCAGCGCGTGAGGATGATCGCCGGGATGAGCGCGATGCCGATGATCGCGCCCGAGAGCGGGTCGAGCAGCGTCATGGCGCCGGCGGTGAAGCCCATGATGAGCACGCCGCGCACGAGCTCGTTGAGGCCCTGGTCGAGCAGGTCGCGGATCGACTCGAGGTCGCTCGTCTGCCGGGCGATGATGCGGCCCGACGTGTAGGACTCGTGGAACTCGAGGCTCAAGCGCTGCGCGTGCGCGAACAGGCGGCGGCGCAGCTCGTAGAGCACCGTCTGGCTGATGCGCGCGATGCCGACCGTGTAGAGGTACATGAGCACGCCGGCGGCGATCGCCGCGGCGATGTAGACGAGCGTCGCGACCCACAGCGGCATCCAGTCGCCCTGCCGCATGATCGCGGGCAGGCCGACGTCGATCCCGTAGGCGATGAGCAGCGGCCCCGCGATGTTCGCGGCGGCCGCGATCACGACGAACAGCAGCGTCACGACGACGCGGCCGACGTGCGGCTTCAGCAGCGAGCCGAGCAGGCGCCGCGAGCGCGCGCGGATGGCCTTCGACTCGGCCTTGGTGTAGTCGGTGCGGTCCTCGCCCTGCACGCCCTGCACGGTCATCGGGAGACCCCCTGGGAAGACTCGGCATCGAGCGCGTCGATGTCGATGACGTCCATCGCGCCGGTGACGGCGGCGATCGACTGGCGGTCGCGCTCGGCCTCCTCGAGGCTCGAGATCACGTAGCGGTAGTGCTCGCTGCGGGCGAGCAGCTCGGAGTGGGTGCCGACGTCGACGATCCGGCCGTCGCGCATGAGCGCGACGCGGTCGGCGAGCTGCACCGTGCTGGGGCGGTGGGCGACGATGAGCGCGGTCGTGCGCTCGAGCACGTGCCGCAGCGCATCCTCGACCTGCGCCTCGGTCTCGACGTCGAGCGCCGAGAGCGGGTCGTCGAGCACGAGCACCGCCGGGTCGGCCGCGACGGCGCGCGCGAGCGCGAGCCGCTGCCGCTGGCCGCCGGAGAGGGAGAGGCCCTCCTCGCCGATCTCGGTGTCGAGGCCCTTCGGCAGGTTGCGCGCGAAGTCGGCCTGCGCGATCGAGAGGGCGCGGTCGAGGGCTTCCTCCGACGCATCCGGGGCGCCCATGAGCACGTTGTCGCGCACGGACGCCGAGAAGAGCGTCGCGTCCTCGAACGCCATCGCGACGTGGGTGCGCAGCTCTTCGAGGGTGAGCTCGCGCACGTCGACGCCGTCGAGCAGCACTCGGCCGCCCGTGACGTCGTAGAGGCGGGTCGGCAGCGCCGTGAGCGTCGTCTTGCCCGAGCCCGTGATGCCGATGAGCGCCATCGTCTCGCCCGGCTCGATCACGAGGTCGGCGCCATCGACGAGGTCGCGCTCGTGCGGCTGCGCGTCCTGGTAGCGGAAGTGCACGCCCTCGAACACGAGCCGGCCCTTCGGCTCGCGGATGGTCTTCGGCTCGGCCGGGTCGACGATCGTGTTCTCGCTGTCGAGGATCTCGTGGAAGCGGCGGGATGCGTTCGACGCGTCGATGAGGAACGCGAACAGGAAGCCGATCGACTCGATGGGCCAGTTGAGCACCATCGCGACGGCGAAGAACGCGAAGAGCGTGCCGACCGTGATCTGGCCGCTCGCCGCGAGCCAGACGCCGAGGAAGAGGCAGACGGCGTACGAGACGTACGGCACGATCGTCAGCCACATCCACAGGCTGCCGTCCATGCGGGCCTTGTCGATCTCGGTCTCTCGCAGCCGCTTCGCCTGGTCGGTGAAGCCCTCGAGCGCGTGGCGGCCACGGCCGAACGCCTTGAGCACGCGGATGCCGTGGATCGACTGCTCGACGGTCGTCGCAAGGTCGCCCGCCTGGTCCTGCGCGGAGCGCGAGATCGAGAAGTAGCGGCGCTCGAAGCGCAGCGCGACGAGCACGATGGGCGCTGAGAGCGTGACGAAGACGCCGGCGAGCAGCGGGCTCCAGTAGAAGAGCACGCCGATGCCGACCACGAGCGTGATCGAGTTGACGACGAGCAGCGGCGCGCCGAAGGCGGTGAAGCGGCGGATCATGCCGAGGTCCTGCACCGCGCGGCTGAGCAGCTGGCCCGACTGCCAGCGGTCGTGGAACGCGACCGGCAGCGCCTGCAGCTTCGCGTAGAGCGTGCGGCGCATCGACGCCTCGACCTTGGTCGAGGGCAGCGTCACGAGCAGCCGGCGCATGTAGACGAAGAACGCCTCACCGAGGCCGAGCGCGAGGATCGCGATGCCCACCGGCCACACGGCGGCCGCGTCGCCGGCGGCGAGCGGGCCGTCGACGAGCGCGCGCATCGCGATGGGCGTCGCGAGGCTCAGCAGCGCTGAGAGCAGCGCGGCGAACGTGCCCCACAGCAAGCGGGGCAGCACGGGCCGGAGGAACGGCACGAGCCGCGAGAGCGCTCGCAGGTGGCCGACGGGCTTGGTCTCGGTCTGGTCCGGAGACGTCGAGGACATGAGGGGATCCTTCGCGGTCGCAGGCTGGGTGGGCCTGCGATGGTGTGACGCGACGATGGTCGCAGTGGTCGTGCGGCGTCAGCGGAGCGTGACGCGGGGCGAGCGGGCTCGCGGCGGGCGGGGGCCCTTCGGCCGTCCTAGGCGGCGGGGCCCGCGGGGCGGACGCGGAGGGCGCGGGTGGCAGCGATCGCAGCGGTCGTCGTCGTGCTCATGGCATCCTCCTGGCGTCGGCCGCACCCGGTCGGTGCAGACAGCCTTCGATCCTAAGCAGATGCCATGCGACGTGTCCAGCGCTGATCGGCGTTTCCCAATGACTCGGCGTCGCGCGATCCTCGATCGAGCGCCGCGAGCAGCCGATCGGCGTCGGCGGGCGTGCGGAGCAGCAGCACGGGCGGCGCCGCGGCGTCGGCGCGCCAGGCGCGCATCCGCTCGCGCTTCGAGCGCCTCGAGCGGAAGTGCCAGACGATGATCGAGTCGCGCGCGAGCACGAGCCGCAGCGTCTCGACGTTGCCGTTGCAGACGCGCTCGCGCGTGCGGAGGCGCCTCGCCGTGCGGCGCACGAGCCGGCCGAGCGACACGAGCCGCGGGTAGTCGAGGCCGACGATGACGTCGACGCGCTCAAGCGCCGCGCGGTTGTGGATGCCGTAGACCGTGTCGGCGACGTACGCCTCCCGGTCGAGCACCGGGAGCACGCGCGCGTCGAGCTCGGCGCGCGGCGGCTGCACCCAGCCGGGATCCCAGCAGAGGTCGTCCATGAGCACGACCGGCAGGCCGAGCCGCTCGGCGAGGGCGGTCGCGAGCGTCGACCTGCCCGATCCCGTGACGCCGAAGCACAGCACGCGGCGGGCGCGCCGGACGTCGTCGATCGTCCCCGCGCTCATGCGGGCGAGGGTAGCGCGAGTCCCGACTCGGCAGCGGGTGCAGCCCTGCCCGACAGGTGGCGGCATACCGCCACCTGTCGGACGGCAGTGCACCCGGCGCCGCGCGTCGGCAGGCGCTCAGTGCGCGAAGTGGCGCTCGCCCGTGAAGTACATCGTGATGCCGGCGGCGGTCGCCGCGGCGATGACCTCCTCGTCGCGCACCGAGCCGCCCGGCTGCACGACCGCGCGCACGCCCGCGTCGAGCAGCACCTGGAGCCCGTCCGCGAACGGGAAGAACGCATCCGATGCCGCGACCGAGCCCGCGGCGCGCTCCCCCGCTCGCGAGACCGCGAGCGCGCACGAGTCGACGCGGTTGACCTGGCCCATGCCGACGCCGACCGAGGCGAGCCCGGCGGCGAGCAGGATGGCGTTCGACTTCACCGAGCGCACCGCGCGCCACGCGAACTCCAGATCGGCGAGCACGTCGTCGGGCACGTGCGAGCCCGCGACCCGCCGCCACGTGTGCGACGAGAAGCCCTCGAACGTGTCGGGCTGCTGCACGAGCACGCCGCCCGAGACCTGCCGCAGCTCGGAGCCCTCGCGCGCGTAGCCCTCCGGGAGGCGCAGCAGCCGGATGCTCTTCTTCGCCGTGAGCAGCTCGAGCGCCTCGGGCTCGAAGTCGGGCGCGACGACGACCTCGGTGAAGATGTCCTTGACCGTCTCGGCCATCGCGCGCGTCACGGTTCGGTTCGCGGCGATGACGCCGCCGAACGCCGAGACCGGGTCGCACGCGTGCGCGCGCTCGTGCGCCGAGGCGATCGCATCGGCCGCACCGGGCGCCGCGATCGCGATGCCGCACGGGTTCGCGTGCTTGATGATCGCGACCGCGGGCTCGACGAAGTCGTACGCCGCCCGCAGCGCCGCATCGGCGTCGACGTAGTTGTTGAACGACATCGGCTTGCCGTGCAGCAGCTCGGCCTGCGTGATGCCCCGCCCGCCGGGCAGCGCGAAGAGCCCCGCCTGCTGGTGGCTGTTCTCGCCGTAGCGGAGGCCCTGCACGAGGCTCGCGCCGCCGACGGCGCGCAGCAGGCCGCTCGCGCTCGAGGTGTCGGCGACGGATGCGTCGGCCGACTCGGGTGCGGTCGTCGCGGTCGGCGCCGCGGCCTGCGCCTCGGGCGCGGCGGGCGCCTCGGCGGCGGGCGCCGGGGCCGCGCTCGCGGTGGCGGC is a window of Agrococcus sp. Marseille-Q4369 DNA encoding:
- a CDS encoding hexose kinase; protein product: MATDAPHPDDASETLAPAADTDRSTGTHVLCVTTNPAIDITYTIDDLRPGSSHRVPTGLARAGGKGVNVARVLHQQHGRAIVVAPVGGPVQSLFVHDLDRSGIPHRLVEVSAPTRRTTAIVTPAGTTNLNETGEPIDHDDWARVLEIVRAEAPAARVVVSSGSLPPLTPDRFCASVVDIALAAGRPVIVDVGGEQLRHAMASGATAVKPNRHELFDAMGGTDPLDAARRLAALGTGTVFASLDIEGMLAVLPDGRAWHAVLDHVLDGNPTGAGDAAVAALAQSLGEGASLEEQLARATAWSAAAVLHAQAGSIADPAELVERIRITPIG
- a CDS encoding GNAT family N-acetyltransferase, which produces MTTLRLEELNAANIVAANGMTLKRGQEAFLAANARLEEFVNTQSAWQRVVFDGDEPVAFVMANFDPEVDREEYRSSILRMYVAGDAQRRGVGSYTVEQVAEEAKRLGFEHLFAVWEEGDLGPGKFFQAVGFEIIGENEYGEAIGRKTL
- a CDS encoding alpha-amylase family glycosyl hydrolase, with the translated sequence MRRLAAIVATAAVLAVAGCASAPPERRDAGVALFQWTWDAIAAECPALGEAGVAWVLTSPPQEHVDGATAGLPGADGTAGPAGADGTAGPAGADGTEWWWSYQPVSYEVESRLGTRDEFAAMTAACGEAGVDVYADAVINHMAGVESGSGWAGTAFEHYEYPGLYGRADFHDCNRTLDDDIDAYREPFVIQHCELENLADLATESVHVRATIVAYLDDLLSLGVTGFRIDAAKHIDPRDAAAIVAALPEGTPVISEVIRGAGEPVTPEQYTGFSTVWEFGWAERVGAFVRGGQARAVADLSPAGYGLLEEGQRTFVANHDTERNSQTLSYRDGGAFAAATAVMLASDYGPPTLYSGYAFTDRDAGPELEADGSVADASCTADARPDPEGGWQDGEWVCQHRWPGTLELVSWRTRVVDAPVTEQSSIGSVFVSLRGETAAFAVQLDDEPTSVEVPIDLPDGTYCDVVVPDCASVVEVAGGVAALELGPWQAVALDRSTRP
- a CDS encoding ABC transporter ATP-binding protein → MTVQGVQGEDRTDYTKAESKAIRARSRRLLGSLLKPHVGRVVVTLLFVVIAAAANIAGPLLIAYGIDVGLPAIMRQGDWMPLWVATLVYIAAAIAAGVLMYLYTVGIARISQTVLYELRRRLFAHAQRLSLEFHESYTSGRIIARQTSDLESIRDLLDQGLNELVRGVLIMGFTAGAMTLLDPLSGAIIGIALIPAIILTRWFQVRSTVLFRETRTTSARMIVHFVETMTGIRAVKAFRKEGANQREFDERVDDYRDANYRTINIFGIYEPGIMMIGAVTIATLVLVGGLRVVEGSMQIGALLGVALYARNFFQPIQGIGMFFNGYQSASAALEKISGVLEEEPTVKEPVQPKALPASRGQIDFDAVRFAYGNGKVVLPDFDLHIPSGQTIALVGTTGAGKSTLAKLVSRFYDPTDGSVKLDGVDLRELANDDLRRAVVMVTQEAYLFSGTVADNIALGKPGASDEEIEAAARAVGAHGFIEALPDGYATDVNKRGGRVSAGQRQLLSFARAFLADPRVLILDEATASLDIPSERLVQEGLTTLLADRTAIIIAHRLSTVAIADRVLVMEHGRIIEDGSPAELIEQGGKFASLHRAWRESLV
- a CDS encoding ABC transporter ATP-binding protein, with the translated sequence MSSTSPDQTETKPVGHLRALSRLVPFLRPVLPRLLWGTFAALLSALLSLATPIAMRALVDGPLAAGDAAAVWPVGIAILALGLGEAFFVYMRRLLVTLPSTKVEASMRRTLYAKLQALPVAFHDRWQSGQLLSRAVQDLGMIRRFTAFGAPLLVVNSITLVVGIGVLFYWSPLLAGVFVTLSAPIVLVALRFERRYFSISRSAQDQAGDLATTVEQSIHGIRVLKAFGRGRHALEGFTDQAKRLRETEIDKARMDGSLWMWLTIVPYVSYAVCLFLGVWLAASGQITVGTLFAFFAVAMVLNWPIESIGFLFAFLIDASNASRRFHEILDSENTIVDPAEPKTIREPKGRLVFEGVHFRYQDAQPHERDLVDGADLVIEPGETMALIGITGSGKTTLTALPTRLYDVTGGRVLLDGVDVRELTLEELRTHVAMAFEDATLFSASVRDNVLMGAPDASEEALDRALSIAQADFARNLPKGLDTEIGEEGLSLSGGQRQRLALARAVAADPAVLVLDDPLSALDVETEAQVEDALRHVLERTTALIVAHRPSTVQLADRVALMRDGRIVDVGTHSELLARSEHYRYVISSLEEAERDRQSIAAVTGAMDVIDIDALDAESSQGVSR
- a CDS encoding adenylate kinase, which translates into the protein MSAGTIDDVRRARRVLCFGVTGSGRSTLATALAERLGLPVVLMDDLCWDPGWVQPPRAELDARVLPVLDREAYVADTVYGIHNRAALERVDVIVGLDYPRLVSLGRLVRRTARRLRTRERVCNGNVETLRLVLARDSIIVWHFRSRRSKRERMRAWRADAAAPPVLLLRTPADADRLLAALDRGSRDAESLGNADQRWTRRMASA
- the purH gene encoding bifunctional phosphoribosylaminoimidazolecarboxamide formyltransferase/IMP cyclohydrolase; this translates as MSGPQHDPSLYRERDAVPFRRALLSVSDKTGIVELGAALAQAGVELVSTGSTAKMLADAGLPVTEVAAVTGFAEALDGRVKTLHPAIHAGLLADLRLEHHAAQLAELGIAPFELVVVNLYPFVETVRSGAADADIVEQIDIGGPAMVRASAKNHANVAIVTDPRVYPLIAKAAGTGLNLMQRRALARDAFAHTAAYDRAVARWFAGEPVDEPSAAATASAAPAPAAEAPAAPEAQAAAPTATTAPESADASVADTSSASGLLRAVGGASLVQGLRYGENSHQQAGLFALPGGRGITQAELLHGKPMSFNNYVDADAALRAAYDFVEPAVAIIKHANPCGIAIAAPGAADAIASAHERAHACDPVSAFGGVIAANRTVTRAMAETVKDIFTEVVVAPDFEPEALELLTAKKSIRLLRLPEGYAREGSELRQVSGGVLVQQPDTFEGFSSHTWRRVAGSHVPDDVLADLEFAWRAVRSVKSNAILLAAGLASVGVGMGQVNRVDSCALAVSRAGERAAGSVAASDAFFPFADGLQVLLDAGVRAVVQPGGSVRDEEVIAAATAAGITMYFTGERHFAH